The following proteins come from a genomic window of Terribacillus aidingensis:
- a CDS encoding sigma 54-interacting transcriptional regulator, producing MIKDNIIQQILHLSANLPDQHKDQIGIDASQIAALMQISRSAASRYLNELNRSGDMVKVNTRPVYFHMKRHLEDYYNKSVAQTSFSSYEELFHYLLNEETKKRDPFSVFIGAEGSMSTQIEQLKAAISYPPRGLPIMIAGETGVGKSNLARLTYEYALESNLIGPESPFLTMNCAEFADNPELVTANLFGYVSGAFTGAVKDTKGIIESADGGILFLDEVHRLSAEGQEKLFLFMDQGVFHPLGDNQKWKRSDVRLLFATTEGIEETFLPTFIRRIPIIASIPPLRERSDDEKFRLIYLFYEKESRNIGVKLSIQHDVIRALMAYRPKGNVGELKNVITTSCAKAYQESIDAINDGIHIQQRHLPKEIVEYYLLNKQKHVLELPDESISIHPAVKIINDFPFLNQSRGKLNHIYQSLIKRLAGNTDPKEDISELAILVNQEIDRIMYSNQKVIEKVEFLSLKQLITTYMEYRPVDKSIIFPGSFTIGLTHYLFEACSSALTAKEEGTAKQVLDSIQLVLPDEVTYANRIVNKIRDTFDVYVNKLDIAVIALYLSGLKKNKRSDRIRSVIVAHGFATASSIAHVANSVLGENIFEAFDMPLEVSPIDIIHKIEDYMEAIDTTNGVIFLVDMGSLTELQNHLQPKGPGAIGLLNNITTSMAIEVGESILREDKIDQILKCVTASIKPTYKLIKDEHNKYNAIITTCGTGMGTAVKIKELLMKGIGNTKNITVLPYDFLSLKNNGLKEHVFTSYNVLGIVGTLDPKVPHIPFVAMEDIISEKDTNKLNEIFSGVLPTVKIEELNETMLKLFSLESVIHHLTILNPDKLIDNLSDILGKIQQELNITFSNPTLMSLYIHMSCLVERLVKKSPIEYYSDMEQFGEEHKTFVHLMKRIFYRIEENYGVEIPLSEIGYIYDIIKIRNEAFVY from the coding sequence TTGATAAAAGATAACATAATCCAACAAATCTTACATCTGTCTGCTAATCTGCCAGATCAACATAAGGACCAGATTGGAATTGATGCCAGTCAAATTGCAGCATTGATGCAGATTAGCAGAAGTGCTGCAAGCAGGTATTTAAACGAACTTAATCGTTCGGGAGATATGGTCAAGGTCAACACTAGGCCTGTTTATTTTCACATGAAGAGACATTTGGAGGATTACTATAATAAATCTGTCGCTCAAACAAGCTTTTCTAGTTACGAAGAGTTATTTCACTACTTGCTTAATGAAGAAACCAAAAAAAGAGATCCTTTCTCTGTATTTATTGGTGCAGAAGGAAGCATGTCCACTCAAATAGAACAATTAAAAGCTGCTATAAGTTATCCTCCAAGAGGTCTTCCAATCATGATTGCTGGAGAAACAGGTGTAGGAAAAAGTAATTTGGCGCGATTGACGTATGAATACGCATTGGAAAGCAATCTTATTGGTCCTGAGAGTCCTTTCCTTACAATGAACTGTGCAGAATTTGCTGATAATCCAGAGTTAGTCACAGCTAATCTTTTTGGTTATGTTAGCGGGGCATTCACCGGCGCTGTGAAAGATACGAAAGGCATCATCGAGTCTGCTGACGGAGGGATACTCTTCTTGGATGAGGTGCATCGACTATCCGCGGAAGGACAGGAGAAGTTGTTTCTGTTCATGGACCAAGGAGTATTTCATCCATTGGGAGACAACCAAAAGTGGAAGAGATCAGATGTAAGGCTTCTATTTGCAACTACAGAAGGAATAGAAGAAACTTTTCTGCCTACATTCATAAGGAGAATTCCGATCATTGCATCGATTCCTCCATTAAGGGAACGATCTGACGATGAGAAGTTTCGCTTAATCTACCTTTTCTATGAAAAAGAAAGCAGGAATATCGGCGTTAAATTAAGTATCCAGCATGATGTCATCCGTGCGCTGATGGCCTATCGTCCAAAAGGGAATGTAGGAGAGTTAAAGAATGTAATTACTACGTCTTGTGCAAAAGCTTATCAAGAATCGATTGATGCTATAAATGATGGAATTCATATACAACAACGCCATTTGCCAAAGGAAATAGTTGAATACTATTTACTGAATAAACAAAAACATGTACTGGAACTGCCGGATGAATCTATATCCATACATCCGGCAGTAAAAATTATAAATGATTTTCCCTTTTTGAACCAATCTAGGGGTAAACTAAACCATATATATCAGTCTCTTATAAAACGATTAGCCGGTAATACGGATCCTAAGGAAGACATATCGGAGCTGGCTATCCTTGTTAATCAGGAAATTGACCGAATCATGTACAGCAACCAAAAAGTAATAGAAAAGGTCGAATTTCTTAGCCTGAAACAACTGATTACTACGTACATGGAGTATAGACCAGTGGATAAATCAATTATCTTTCCGGGAAGCTTCACTATCGGGCTGACACATTATCTGTTCGAAGCATGCAGCTCAGCCCTTACAGCTAAAGAAGAGGGCACTGCTAAGCAGGTGCTGGATTCCATTCAGTTAGTGCTGCCGGATGAAGTGACTTACGCCAATAGGATCGTCAACAAAATTAGGGATACCTTTGATGTATATGTTAACAAACTGGATATTGCTGTTATTGCTCTTTATCTCTCAGGGTTAAAGAAAAACAAGAGGTCTGACCGAATCAGGTCGGTCATCGTTGCACATGGTTTTGCCACAGCAAGCAGTATAGCCCATGTAGCAAACAGTGTACTTGGCGAGAACATATTCGAGGCTTTCGATATGCCATTAGAGGTTTCTCCTATTGATATTATTCATAAGATAGAGGATTATATGGAAGCTATTGATACGACCAATGGTGTCATTTTTCTAGTTGATATGGGCTCACTGACAGAATTGCAAAACCATTTGCAACCTAAGGGTCCAGGTGCTATTGGATTATTAAATAACATTACAACATCCATGGCTATTGAAGTTGGAGAATCAATCCTGCGTGAAGATAAAATAGATCAAATACTTAAGTGTGTTACAGCATCCATCAAACCAACCTACAAACTGATTAAAGATGAACATAACAAGTACAATGCTATCATTACAACATGTGGTACTGGCATGGGTACTGCGGTGAAAATTAAAGAGCTCCTTATGAAAGGCATTGGCAACACAAAAAACATCACAGTACTTCCTTATGATTTCTTAAGTTTAAAAAATAATGGGCTTAAGGAACATGTCTTTACTAGCTATAATGTTTTGGGGATTGTAGGTACTCTGGATCCGAAGGTGCCGCATATTCCTTTTGTAGCTATGGAAGACATTATTTCAGAGAAAGATACGAATAAGCTGAATGAAATATTCAGTGGAGTATTGCCGACTGTAAAGATTGAAGAATTAAATGAAACAATGCTGAAGCTTTTCTCTCTCGAAAGTGTTATTCACCATTTAACAATTCTTAATCCTGACAAGCTTATTGATAATTTGAGCGACATCCTAGGAAAAATTCAGCAAGAATTGAACATTACGTTCTCAAATCCTACTTTAATGAGTTTATATATTCATATGAGTTGTCTCGTTGAAAGGCTAGTCAAGAAAAGTCCTATTGAATATTACTCTGATATGGAACAATTCGGGGAAGAACACAAAACGTTCGTTCATCTGATGAAGCGTATATTCTATAGAATCGAAGAGAATTACGGCGTAGAGATTCCCTTGTCGGAGATCGGATACATTTATGACATTATAAAAATCAGAAACGAAGCCTTCGTTTATTAG
- a CDS encoding SIS domain-containing protein gives MQTNLMNQFIHEEKEVLTSILQGKEDIIGDSVQAYTNNDIENIYVIGSGTSYHAALVAKDTISKLLNKQVFVMYPTHFEREQLHLGGKQLVIGISQGGRSLSTIHGIEKAKQWGFPTIGISEYAESDLAETVDYFIPLSIGSVERAGAKTKGYVGTILTLILFAMQASGKQDEELLEKLQTTFSNLDTLAQVSEEWYQKIKDDFYHAKDIAVIGYGTNYATALEGALKLLETARVPVVGYEMEEYMHGVYNCISPDSFIIFLASEHKDKERLLNMKDFLGNITDHCYVIGKEGTFETSDQDLAFAFQEQEDFSAFEYIVPLQILSSLLSADKGIDAAIPKFPNFHTMMGSKVANI, from the coding sequence ATGCAAACAAATCTAATGAATCAATTTATCCATGAGGAAAAGGAAGTTCTCACATCTATTTTACAAGGTAAGGAAGATATTATAGGGGACAGCGTGCAAGCTTACACAAATAACGATATCGAAAATATTTATGTGATAGGTTCCGGAACTTCCTATCATGCTGCATTAGTGGCGAAAGATACGATATCAAAATTACTAAACAAACAGGTATTTGTAATGTATCCAACACATTTTGAGCGGGAGCAACTGCATTTAGGCGGTAAACAGCTTGTTATTGGGATTTCACAAGGTGGCAGGAGCCTATCGACAATTCATGGAATTGAAAAAGCTAAGCAATGGGGGTTTCCTACTATCGGAATTTCCGAGTATGCAGAAAGTGATTTAGCGGAAACGGTAGACTATTTTATCCCTTTATCCATCGGTTCGGTTGAGAGAGCAGGAGCTAAGACAAAAGGATATGTCGGGACCATTCTTACTTTGATTCTCTTCGCTATGCAGGCTTCCGGGAAGCAAGATGAAGAATTGTTAGAGAAACTGCAAACTACTTTCAGCAACCTTGATACGCTGGCTCAAGTTTCTGAGGAATGGTATCAAAAGATTAAGGACGACTTCTACCATGCAAAAGATATCGCTGTAATCGGATATGGCACAAACTACGCTACAGCACTGGAAGGAGCATTGAAACTCCTGGAAACTGCGAGAGTTCCTGTGGTTGGTTATGAAATGGAAGAATACATGCATGGCGTTTATAACTGCATCAGCCCGGACAGCTTCATCATATTTCTGGCCTCAGAGCACAAAGATAAGGAAAGGCTGCTCAATATGAAAGATTTCTTGGGAAATATAACAGATCATTGTTACGTAATAGGTAAAGAGGGCACCTTTGAAACTTCTGATCAGGATTTAGCCTTCGCCTTTCAAGAGCAGGAAGACTTCTCTGCCTTTGAGTATATAGTGCCGCTTCAAATCTTGTCGTCGTTGTTATCAGCTGATAAAGGCATAGATGCAGCAATTCCGAAATTCCCTAACTTCCATACGATGATGGGAAGTAAGGTGGCTAATATCTAA
- a CDS encoding HPr family phosphocarrier protein: MLLEKFTVTDKMGIHARPATKLVQAANKFKSKIHLGFEETKVNMKSITGIMTLGITEGMIIEVMTEGEDERKAFQTLCELMERESIGVSAKAIS; the protein is encoded by the coding sequence ATGCTCTTAGAGAAATTTACAGTTACAGATAAAATGGGTATTCATGCTCGTCCTGCCACAAAGCTAGTTCAAGCAGCAAATAAATTTAAATCTAAAATTCACCTTGGGTTTGAGGAAACAAAAGTCAATATGAAATCTATTACTGGTATCATGACACTTGGAATAACAGAAGGAATGATTATTGAAGTTATGACAGAAGGAGAAGATGAACGGAAAGCGTTTCAAACATTATGTGAGTTGATGGAAAGAGAAAGTATAGGAGTGTCTGCGAAAGCTATCAGTTAA